A stretch of Halichondria panicea chromosome 1, odHalPani1.1, whole genome shotgun sequence DNA encodes these proteins:
- the LOC135331463 gene encoding uncharacterized protein LOC135331463 has translation MLLPGRVPGYCRTDIKLLPSSVTKRNIWKDYRDAMIKCDQRAASYRTFCRRWLELLPSLVIMKPLTDLCWTCQQRGEAIKSASSSLEEKNAALQAYQDHLTTVTIEWSYYTAVRKECKDSITQHYTVNNEFSPPPLHSRAEPNSAPIKAHYSFDYAQQVHYPCDPLQPGPVFFLTPRKCAVFGIHCEAFPRQVNFLCDEAGDCGKGSNTVISQLHYFLENHGLGETDVYLHADNCTGQNKNNYMVWYLLWRVITGRHTNITLSFLVVGHTKFAPDWCFGLFKRLFKRTRIGSLRSIAEVVQKSAICNEAQLVSDEHGNVIVPTLDWITFFAPISSRK, from the exons ATGCTTCTGCCTGGTAGAGTCCCTGGCTACTGTCGCACGGATATCAAGCTACTTCCTTCTAGTGTGACCAAACGGAACATCTGGAAAGACTACAGAGATGCAATGATTAAGTGCGATCAAAGAGCCGCATCTTACCGTACCTTTTGCAGAAGGTGGCTGGAGTTACTACCATCACTGGTAATCATGAAGCCTCTCACCGACTTATGTTGGACATGCCAACAACGTGGTGAAGCCATCAAGAGTGCTTCATCATCACTAGAGGAGAAGAATGCGGCACTCCAGGCGTATCAGGACCATCTCACCACCGTGACGATAGAGTGGTCGTACTACACGGCTGTTCGCAAGGAGTGCAAGGATTCAATCACGCAGCACTACACAGTGAATAACGAATTCTCTCCTCCTCCTCTTCACTCCAGAGCAGAACCAAACTCGGCACCCATCAAGGCTCACTATTCTTTTGATTATGCTCAGCAG GTTCATTATCCGTGTGATCCACTACAGCCTGGCCCAGTGTTCTTTCTCACTCCAAGAAAGTGTGCAGTCTTTGGTATTCACTGCGAGGCCTTCCCACGCCAAGTCAATTTCCTTTGTGATGAGGCAGGTGACTGTGGGAAGGGCTCCAACACGGTGATCAGCCAGCTGCACTACTTCTTGGAGAACCACGGGCTGG GTGAGACTGATGTGTACCTCCACGCAGACAACTGCACGGGCCAGAATAAAAACAACTATATGGTCTGGTACCTGCTGTGGAGGGTCATCACAGGAAGGCACACTAACATCACTCTGTCCTTCCTGGTAGTGGGTCACACCAAGTTCGCTCCTGACTGGTGCTTCGGACTCTTTAAGCGTCTCTTCAAGAGGACCAGGATTGGTAGCCTAAGGTCAATTGCTGAAGTTGTCCAGAAGTCAGCTATTTGTAATGAGGCACAGCTGGTCAGTGATGAGCATGGGAATGTGATTGTCCCAACACTGGACTGGATCACCTTCTTCGCCCCTATAAGTTCAAGAAAATGA